Proteins found in one Populus alba chromosome 14, ASM523922v2, whole genome shotgun sequence genomic segment:
- the LOC118061022 gene encoding uncharacterized protein isoform X2 codes for MVQTRPHRYVKDQRIAATAMDPRSSYFHQTKYANPPSPTLPLPPPPPPPYRNNLNFHPPINFLAPPPPPPQQLRPPQTPQFSSDNHNHSPNHPQIHDNYHHQLSHHDLPHFTQLPRVSHQFNDERQPPRRLPESDHRVHEPRPDFRVLRNDRQTRHELEGNPNPNSRFMQDRNIVIDRESEHYHIRGEFGSNSGRSSAGDFRTVSNQVRGFESNSGNYENRRRLNYDYHDKGSENQSWFRDREVVREPRDSSIEFGSNEIGDGETRIATGKREHYRSREGNLEVERHGGKRSREGSYEFNRTPRKQVQKKSALLRIQQPSYRNREDERLPYSGYVDDTKSSSFRGKDQESGFFRGKDKDKAIHTDRGMGEGEREGSPVELDVSFKSNSLVAILTPSSTTVGASETILTPRNRKVRKVLVPAKDKDSINSSMNKPSKVAVEAGKGASVASKASSSDKDLKKSREGVIASGITNDRDSSSLPLKNRVEMPMKRTVAVRIGTPGKISSPSGKKKKVVKRVVKKVVSHNSTLSSSQPTKTRDEPVKADSFAHTPAEPRDTDKAATVTNVNSQPCPIEATVIPENDRVGRFEKFMESGQAGAGADSGNLFAYNSSGKKSCSRSPLGSSNHSETKFGESFVYGDCAKDLHAIPNIDNSLTKSLNEIISSDIGGVEDVSKQPCQIGDSCVLENNAVRGSLKVTDSIEGNTDFGLSSLEKTIIHEDPMYSCIPVMGLDVASINSQQRITVSDKGTSDVGCKEPCRNQGSPLAESGITDFLQGASFPVGSNEIFDVSISGETGSQNAVIRLNQGVGTISGSPNCFTNVEEIDISGHGTGDGMGEELSQDGAAKTLESEPIRGSLDTKVSTSGSEEDANDIKKNDKKIEMPQSDLSRTDVPDMHLEPANMVTSTTAHWVDTTLRLCFEDDGTAQCTFSGAQFVDAGSQSCSNVVSVLHEGSLTDVSAAKVSVRSSADVGQRGVSQRNEKNRKSSAPQLELCSPVESDAEEGPVFAGNSTSGMEVPSNSGDSLTLPKGEDVVSDMDSLCTSDLLLAQKGITALLENGSAGEHLSSVASIKDAFEVDGLKDVQSHLAVEELAVKKVTSHSLFESVGEDIINTTPVMVGGRNQNNSNIDAVEGAKVDIDAAEEQVGIESVTDHCQIPSKLQTQYLDENMPSIDVDDGGFHGAKNDSPCTSNNPSSFGDGFGVSFTNSGDELMEIVPETLSDRGSPETLPDVISTSLSKNSVEKIHENDDKIPAERPVINVGSDSSMSILSSQNAKVVLNLDHAVERDQLLTGKTGHLPSQDSKITTQMPNAKSGDLYGKKNHSSHPISKIYSGRSSFVFTASKSSASSSRISKTRTWHRNDNCSDAAPPSNKAFSSTVPAQRQLPRKADKSQRTSYIRKGNSLVRKPTSVAQSPGPHALSSSVYQLNSSGTDEPKKSAGSDSRIDLADPLNVLRTGGMDASFEKPRTPSLSSVSKISNRASNSLGGRASSPLAEHLHSLCTETVTVPTKLLESNDVPKSSDDVLKISESPLTQNSQISNLECHSDPNDGNTVALANGKSLTYVKRKSNQLVASSNPCASSVQNAHNTSSDSYYKRRKNQLIRTSLESQIKQTASIPDESLNSEGQTALNSFSRNFSKRRLRKVVTRTCKPSKLSLVWTLHGAQLSKNDGDSSHCGKVLPHLFPWKRATYRRSSLPNSSSISDHSSLSTIGYNNWKLLLLRKRNTEYTRSKHGFSLRKSKVLSVGGSSLKWSKSIEKHSKKANEEATLAVAAAERKKREQRGAAHVACPTKSRNISRERIFRVGSVRYKMDSSRRTLQRISDDESSCAGALQKEKDAKKLYIPRRLMIGKDEYVRIGNGNQLIRDPKKRTRILASEKVRWSLHTARSRLARKRKYCQFFTRFGKCNKDDGKCPFIHDSSKIAVCTKFLNGLCFNHDCKLTHKVIPERMPDCSYFLQGLCTNKNCPYRHVHVNPNASTCEGFLRGYCADGNECPKKHSYVCPSFEAIGSCPQGSKCKLHHPKNRTKEKKSKRSRENNAQGRYFGLMHINATKTRNAVPGKLYVQDNDTICFEGIADYISLDVSDEEVVENNNPGDLHTAFSDSDPMNLQLGDLDKLIKPVRIMNI; via the exons aTGGTCCAAACGCGGCCACACAGATACGTCAAAGATCAAAGAATAGCTGCCACCGCTATGGATCCTCGATCTTCCTATTTCCATCAGACAAAGTACGCCAATCCTCCTTCTCCTACTCTTCCTCTtcccccccctccccctcctcctTACCGTAACAACCTTAATTTTCACCCCCCTATTAACTTCCTTGCACCACCGCCGCCACCTCCACAACAACTCCGTCCACCACAAACACCACAATTCTCCTCGGATAACCATAACCATAGCCCTAATCATCCCCAAATTCACGATAACTATCACCACCAGCTGTCGCACCATGACCTCCCTCACTTCACTCAATTGCCCAGGGTTTCTCATCAATTCAACGACGAGCGTCAGCCGCCGCGTCGTTTACCCGAATCCGACCACCGTGTTCATGAACCCCGACCTGATTTTAGGGTTCTGCGTAATGATCGGCAAACTAGGCATGAATTGGAAGGTAATCCCAATCCTAATTCTAGATTTATGCAGGACCGTAATATCGTGATTGATCGTGAGAGCGAGCATTATCATATTCGTGGTGAATTTGGATCGAATTCTGGTAGATCTTCTGCTGGCGATTTTCGAACTGTATCGAATCAAGTGAGGGGTTTTGAGTCAAATTCGGGGAATTATGAGAATAGACGTCGTTTGAATTATGATTATCATGATAAAGGGAGTGAGAATCAGAGTTGGTTTCGTGATAGAGAGGTCGTGAGAGAACCGCGTGATTCATCGATTGAATTTGGTAGTAATGAGATTGGTGATGGTGAAACTAGGATTGCTACTGGGAAACGTGAGCATTATAGGAGTAGAGAAGGGAATTTGGAGGTGGAAAGGCATGGTGGTAAAAGAAGTAGAGAGGGTAGTTATGAGTTCAATAGGACTCCTAGGAAGCAGGTACAGAAAAAGAGTGCTCTACTTAGGATTCAACAGCCTAGTTACAGGAATAGAGAGGATGAGAGATTGCCTTACTCAGGTTATGTTGATGATACCAAATCTAGTTCTTTTAGAGGTAAAGATCAGGAATCTGGTTTTTTTAGAGGTAAAGATAAAGATAAGGCTATACACACAGATCGTGGGATGGGAGAGGGAGAAAGAGAGGGAAGCCCAGTAGAGCTTGATGTGTCTTTCAAGTCTAATTCATTGGTAGCAATTTTGACGCCTTCTTCAACTACAGTGGGTGCTTCTGAAACGATTTTGACACCTAGGAATAGGAAAGTTAGGAAAGTGCTGGTCCCTGCTAAGGATAAGGACAGtattaattcatcaatgaaTAAACCCAGCAAGGTTGCAGTAGAAGCGGGCAAAGGTGCAAGTGTTGCAAGTAAAGCTTCCAGTTCTGACAAGGATCTAAAGAAGTCCAGAGAGGGAGTTATAGCTTCTGGTATTACTAATGATCGAGATAGTAGTTCACTGCCCCTAAAGAATAGAGTGGAGATGCCTATGAAGAGGACTGTGGCTGTTAGAATTGGAACGCCTGGTAAAATATCTTCACCCagtggaaagaagaaaaaagttgtCAAGAGAGTAGTGAAGAAAGTTGTAAGCCATAATTCAACTTTATCTAGTTCACAACCAACAAAAACTCGTGATGAACCTGTGAAAGCAGATAGCTTTGCCCATACTCCAGCTGAACCCCGTGACACTGACAAGGCTGCCACTGTGACTAATGTTAATTCACAGCCTTGTCCAATTGAAGCTACAGTGATACCTGAGAATGACAGGGTGGGGAGATTTGAAAAGTTTATGGAATCAGGGCAGGCTGGCGCCGGAGCAGATTCTGGTAATTTATTTGCATATAATAGCAGTGGAAAGAAGAGCTGCTCACGTTCTCCCTTGGGATCTTCAAATCACAGCGAAACCAAATTTGGTGAGAGTTTTGTATATGGTGATTGTGCCAAAGACTTGCATGCTATCCCAAATATTGACAACAGTTTAACAAAATCTTTGAATGAAATTATTAGCTCTGATATTGGTGGTGTTGAAGATGTCAGCAAGCAGCCTTGTCAGATTGGAGATTCTTGCGTACTTGAGAACAATGCAGTGAGGGGATCTCTCAAGGTTACGGATTCTATTGAGGGCAATACTGATTTTGGTTTATCAAGTTTAGAAAAAACGATAATTCATGAGGATCCTATGTATTCATGTATCCCTGTGATGGGTTTAGATGTTGCTTCAATCAACTCACAACAGAGAATTACGGTTTCTGACAAGGGGACATCTGATGTTGGTTGCAAGGAGCCCTGTAGAAATCAGGGTAGCCCATTAGCTGAGAGTGGCATCACTGATTTCCTTCAGGGTGCTAGTTTCCCTGTAGGAAGCAATGAAATTTTCGATGTATCCATTTCAGGGGAAACAGGAAGTCAGAATGCTGTCATACGCCTCAATCAGGGAGTAGGGACCATTTCGGGTTCACCAAACTGCTTTACTAATGTAGAAGAAATTGATATCTCCGGCCATGGAACTGGTGATGGTATGGGTGAGGAGCTATCTCAAGATGGGGCTGCTAAAACATTGGAGAGTGAACCCATCAGAGGTTCTCTAGACACCAAGGTTTCTACAAGTGGCAGCGAGGAGGATGCAAATGACATTAAGAAGaacgataaaaaaattgaaatgccTCAGTCAGACTTATCAAGGACAGATGTACCTGACATGCATTTGGAGCCTGCAAATATGGTCACCAGTACCACTGCACATTGGGTGGACACAACTTTGAGATTATGTTTTGAAGATGATGGTACAGCTCAGTGTACATTTTCTGGTGCTCAATTTGTGGATGCTGGCTCACAATCTTGTAGTAATGTAGTCAGTGTTCTTCATGAGGGCAGTTTAACAGATGTTTCAGCGGCTAAGGTTTCTGTCAGGAGTAGTGCTGATGTTGGTCAAAGAGGGGTATCACAAAGGAATGAAAAGAATAGAAAGTCCTCTGCTCCTCAACTGGAATTGTGTTCTCCAGTAGAATCTGATGCTGAGGAGGGACCTGTTTTTGCAGGTAACTCTACATCAGGTATGGAAGTGCCATCCAATTCTGGTGATAGTCTAACACTGCCAAAAGGGGAAGATGTAGTGTCTGATATGGATTCTCTGTGTACTTCTGATTTGCTATTGGCGCAGAAGGGGATCACTGCGTTGCTTGAAAATGGTTCAGCAGGGGAGCATTTAAGCTCTGTGGCTTCTATCAAAGATGCATTTGAAGTTGATGGTCTAAAAGATGTTCAATCTCATTTGGCTGTTGAGGAACTGGCAGTTAAAAAAGTGACATCACATAGTCTATTTGAATCAGTAGGTGAGGACATCATAAACACCACTCCAGTTATGGTTGGAGGTAGGAATCAAAATAATTCCAATATTGATGCTGTTGAGGGAGCCAAAGTGGACATTGATGCTGCAGAAGAGCAAGTCGGTATTGAGAGTGTGACTGATCATTGCCAAATCCCTTCAAAACTTCAGACCCAGTACTTGGATGAAAATATGCCCAGTATAGATGTGGATGATGGCGGGTTTCATGGTGCAAAGAATGATTCGCCTTGTACGTCAAACAATCCATCTTCATTTGGAGATGGCTTTGGAGTTTCTTTTACCAATTCCGGTGATGAACTTATGGAGATTGTACCTGAGACACTGTCTGATAGGGGTTCTCCAGAAACTTTGCCTGATGTCATCAGCACATCCCTCAGCAAAAATTCAGTTGAAAAGATTCATGAGAATGATGATAAAATTCCAGCTGAGAGGCCTGTAATCAATGTTGGTTCTGACTCATCTATGAGTATTTTAAGTTCACAAAATGCTaaagttgttttaaatttggacCATGCAGTGGAACGTGATCAGTTGTTGACTGGGAAGACAGGGCATTTGCCTTCACAGGATTCCAAAATTACAACTCAGATGCCAAATGCCAAGAGTGGGGATTTATATGGAAAGAAGAACCATAGTAGTCATCCTATTTCTAAGATTTATTCAGGTCGctcatcttttgtttttactgCTTCAAAGAGTTCAGCTTCTTCATCTCGCATCTCAAAAACTCGAACATGGCATCGAAATGATAACTGCTCTGATGCTGCTCCACCATCAAACAAGGCTTTCTCGAGCACTGTTCCTGCGCAAAGGCAATTGCCTAGAAAAGCCGATAAGTCCCAGCGCACCTCTTACATTCGCAAGGGTAACAGTCTTGTCAGAAAACCTACTTCAGTTGCTCAATCCCCAGGTCCACATGCTTTGAGTTCTTCTGTATATCAGCTCAACTCTTCTGGTACTGATGAACCAAAGAAGAGTGCTGGCTCTGACAGTAGAATTGATCTTGCTGATCCTCTCAATGTTTTGAGAACAGGAGGCATGGATGCTTCTTTTGAGAAACCGAGAACACCTTCACTATCTAGTGTCTCTAAAATATCAAATCGAGCAAGCAACTCTTTGGGGGGTCGTGCATCTTCACCATTAGCTGAGCATCTTCACTCTCTTTGTACTGAAACTGTTACGGTCCCAACAAAATTGTTGGAAAGCAATGACGTTCCAAAGTCTTCTGATGACGTGTTGAAAATTTCAGAATCTCCATTAACTCAAAATAGCCAAATTAGTAATTTGGAATGTCACAGTGATCCAAATGATGGGAATACCGTGGCTTTAGCAAATGGTAAGAGCCTAACATATGTTAAGCGAAAATCAAATCAGTTGGTTGCATCTTCAAATCCTTGCGCGTCTTCTGTTCAAAATGCTCATAACACATCATCTGATAGCTATTACAAGAGGAGGAAAAATCAGCTAATTAGGACTTCACTGGAAAGTCAGATCAAGCAGACAGCCAGCATACCTGATGAAAGTTTAAATTCAGAGGGACAAACTGCTCTTAACTCTTTCAGCAGAAATTTTAGTAAGAGACGACTGCGTAAAG TTGTGACAAGGACTTGTAAACCTTCTAAGTTGTCTTTAGTCTGGACACTGCATGGTGCACAGTTATCAAAGAATGATGGTGATTCGTCACATTGTGGGAAGGTCTTGCCTCATTTGTTTCCCTGGAAAAGAGCAACCTATAGGAGAAGTTCCTTGCCGAATTCGTCTTCCATTTCTGATCATAGTTCCTTATCTACAATTGGGTACAATAACTG GAAATTGCTACTTTTGAGAAAGAGGAATACAGAGTACACGAGGTCAAAACATGGATTTTCACTTCGAAAATCCAAGGTATTAAGTGTTGGTGGGTCTAGTTTAAAATGGTCAAAATCCATTGAAAAGCACTCAAAGAAAGCCAATGAG GAAGCTACCCTGGCTGTTGCTGCagcagagagaaagaaaagggaacagAGAGGTGCCGCACACGTTGCTTGTCCAACAAAGAGTAGAAACATTTCTC GAGAACGCATTTTCCGTGTTGGTTCAGTACGCTACAAAATGGATTCTTCAAGGCGGACTCTTCAGAGGATATCAG ATGATGAGTCATCGTGCGCGGGAGCccttcaaaaagaaaaggatgccaAGAAGCTGTATATTCCAAGGAGATTAATGATTGGGAAAGATGA ATATGTTCGAATTGGCAATGGTAACCAGCTCATAAGAGATCCCAAGAAGCGAACTCGCATTTTGGCCAGTGAAAAAGTACGATGGAGTTTGCACACTGCAAGATCACGATTGGCCAGAAAGCGAAAGTACTGTCAATTTTTCACAAGATTTGGAAAATGCAACAAAGATGATGGGAAATGTCCTTTCATTCATGATTCCTCCAAAATTGCTGTCTGCACAAAGTTTTTGAATGGTTTATGTTTCAATCATGACTGCAAATTGACTCATAAG GTCATTCCTGAAAGGATGCCTGATTGTTCCTACTTTTTGCAAG GCCTTTGTACCAATAAAAACTGCCCTTATAGACACGTGCATGTCAACCCAAATGCTTCTACCTGCGAGGGATTTCTCAGGGGCTATTGTGCTGATGGGAATGAG TGTCCGAAGAAGCACAGCTATGTCTGCCCCTCCTTTGAAGCAATAGGATCCTGTCCCCAAGGATCCAAATGCAAGCTACACCACCCCAAAAACAGAacgaaggaaaagaaaagcaagcgATCACGAGAGAACAATGCACAAGGGCGATATTTTGGCCTGATGCACATCAATGCCACTAAGACGAGAAATGCAGTGCCTGGAAAGCTCTATGTGCAAGATAATGATACCATTTGTTTTGAAGGAATTGCTGATTATATCAGCCTTGATGTTAGTGATGAAGAAGTGGTAGAAAATAACAATCCAGGTGATCTGCATACAGCATTCAGTGATAGTGACCCCATGAACTTGCAATTAGGCGATCTTGACAAGTTAATTAAACCAGTCCGTATAATGAACATCTAA